The genomic window CGAGAAGACATCGTAACCGTACGATGCAGACATTTACCTCTACGGTGAAGCCAGATGATAAGACAATAAGCAAACAATAATTTAGATTAAAAAAGGTTGCATTCTGAAATGTGAGCACGCATTTCAAGCATTCAGATAATTAAGAACAATAAATGATGTTTTGCGTCCCTTACTTGATGCAGGGCACGTTTCCTCTGAGGAACTCTTTGGATCCGGCGCACTCGATACCCTCGAGGGCCGTGCACACAACCTTTGTGTGGTTCACCTCTTTCTGAGTCTGGCCACCCCactaaaacacagaaacagtagaagaataaatacaaaatgaagtgCTGGGTGATTAATAATATCATAGgtccttaaaaaaaactaaaacagcaCTTACCCCGAGACAGCCGTGGCCCAGCTCCTGCCAGGCGCTGTGGTTCAGTGCATGATCGACAGGGTCCTGACAGAAGATGAACTCCTCCGGTCTTCATCAGACATTATGCGTGTCCAGAAAGAtaaagagggagggatgaaaacCACATGGTCATCATTTCAATTACAGATATAAATTAGATCCAGAATGGAAAAACCTTGCCAGACAGCCTTTGTGTATGCAATAAAATAGGAACAACTCCCTTGTATATGATCTAAAATCCAGTTATTACTAGTGATAGCAAAAGCAAGCCGTTTAATTATATTATCTTTTACTTTTTAGGGGGATATCCAAAAAAGATAGCCACAATTGTATTAATATGAAGGATACTTTTGGACAAAAAGGCTCACTTAAGCTATGATTAATAAATGAATTGTAGATCTTATATAAGGGagtttttccttttctattGCAGAAATCCAAAATGCAATTGTTCATGAATGAAGAAAGTGACGTCATTGCTCCTCGAAAATGTCACATTGTGGATATCCAAGCTGACAATGATAGGAAAAAATTACCAGGAAGAAATTAAATGACATATCTGCATATCAGAACGGGCAGTAAGAATTTTAAAATATCCTAAATTTTGTTTTAGAAACTACCATCAAAGTGTTAGATATCTTGATAGACAATGGCTACCTGTAAGAATGTGGATATTTTATATTACAAACTTTGACAGgtaagaaaaatgtgtgtgtgtgtgtgtgtgtgtatgtatgtatgtgtatatatacacattatataaaatacacatgatatatatatatatatatatatatatatatatatataaatttaaaaaatgatatattatatacatatataaataatatatcatatatagttaataataatattgttttatactGGCATTGTGAATGTGACGTCGATTGAAGAACATTGTGAATGTGTCTCTGAGTTATTGGTGGACAAGTGATTATGATGCGACATATTTCTGAAAGCAGTTTGTTTTGTCTCACAGCAGCTAAAGCTAGGATTAGCACCgccgttagctagctagcatatCTCTCTTCAAGTGCACCGCCTCCCGTTACTCACAGATAGCTGCAGAGGACGACCGGGGACGGGGGGTTGTACTCATAGGTATCATTAGTCGTGCTTTCTCCCGGTGTTTCATATTTCACGTTTTCCGTCGGCTGCTCGTTGAACGGGACCGTTGTTGCTCCCTGGGCAGGAGAAGCCGAGGGAGTCTCCGTCGTCGACGAGTTTTGGGAGTAAATTCCCCCCAGACATTGTAAGAAAACGgccgccagcagcagcaggaactGCCCGCACAACAGAATGTAGCTCACCGAGATCATCGTGACCCTCACGACACTACATTCACTCTAATGAAACAGCCGTCCATGGTTTAACTGCGACATTCACGTTAACTATCTAGCTAGGTTTGTTTGTGTCGCATGTCTATGACGCGCCAGAGCGACGCAATCAAAACCCGCCTGGAGGTGTgctttttttctattcttttttatttcactttattcattttctgctttatttcactctatttatttatctgt from Cyclopterus lumpus isolate fCycLum1 chromosome 9, fCycLum1.pri, whole genome shotgun sequence includes these protein-coding regions:
- the tm2d2 gene encoding TM2 domain-containing protein 2 encodes the protein MISVSYILLCGQFLLLLAAVFLQCLGGIYSQNSSTTETPSASPAQGATTVPFNEQPTENVKYETPGESTTNDTYEYNPPSPVVLCSYLPEEFIFCQDPVDHALNHSAWQELGHGCLGWGGQTQKEVNHTKVVCTALEGIECAGSKEFLRGNVPCIKYTGHYFITTLLYSFFLGCFGVDRFCLGHTGTAVGKLLTLGGLGIWWFVDLILLITGGLMPSDYSNWCTYY